The following proteins are encoded in a genomic region of uncultured Vibrio sp.:
- a CDS encoding EamA family transporter produces MLKNYFTLIAIGLIWGSQFVFQETALETFTPIWIGTLRAVFGATTLFFICRIMRISSNSKQWKLYTVIGFLEATVPFVLVPFAQKELSSSVTAILMGTLPFYALLLAPLFIRNTKITKGNLFSITIGFFGLVVLFYPDLISTSQRIDPVSVLAVLLAAVCFAIALLLLNRVQKEHPLIVARNVLTMASIQLIIVALITTTTMTYKAPSPSTFIAVIYLGVMCAGVVYYLYMTSVKNAGAVFTSMTNYLVPAVGVLIAALVTNESIQATTWLALGIILSALLLNQMVAKYEQKT; encoded by the coding sequence ATGCTTAAAAACTATTTCACTTTGATCGCAATTGGGCTGATTTGGGGATCACAATTTGTTTTTCAAGAAACTGCACTAGAAACATTCACGCCTATATGGATAGGCACATTACGTGCGGTATTCGGTGCAACAACCTTGTTTTTTATATGTCGTATCATGCGAATTAGCAGTAATAGTAAACAGTGGAAACTCTATACTGTAATCGGTTTTCTTGAAGCAACTGTTCCTTTCGTTCTCGTACCTTTTGCTCAAAAAGAGTTGAGTAGTTCAGTGACTGCAATTTTAATGGGAACATTACCCTTTTACGCACTTCTTCTTGCGCCACTATTTATTAGGAATACAAAGATTACCAAAGGAAACCTGTTCAGTATAACCATCGGTTTTTTTGGTTTAGTTGTACTTTTCTACCCTGACCTAATTTCAACATCTCAAAGGATTGATCCTGTCAGCGTGCTAGCTGTCTTACTTGCCGCAGTATGCTTTGCCATTGCTTTGCTATTGCTAAACCGTGTTCAAAAAGAGCATCCTCTGATAGTCGCAAGAAATGTTCTGACCATGGCTAGCATTCAACTGATCATTGTCGCTCTCATTACAACGACGACAATGACATATAAGGCACCATCGCCGAGCACTTTTATAGCTGTAATCTATCTTGGTGTCATGTGCGCGGGAGTTGTCTATTACTTATATATGACTAGTGTCAAGAATGCAGGTGCTGTTTTTACGTCAATGACTAACTACCTCGTACCTGCTGTAGGTGTATTAATCGCTGCGCTGGTCACCAATGAAAGCATTCAGGCTACAACTTGGCTGGCTCTTGGTATTATTTTATCAGCTCTTCTATTGAATCAAATGGTCGCAAAGTATGAACAGAAAACTTAG
- a CDS encoding IS110 family transposase produces the protein MTHAHIIGIDLGKNSFHLVGHDRNGHQLFRKKLSRPKLLEFLSTQEPVIIAMESCGGAHWLARKCQDFGHTTKLIPPQYVKPYVKTNKNDFIDADAIAEAASRPTMRFTSTKSESAQVISTIRKVRAGYIRERTACMNRIGSILLEFGISLPKGHVCMKSLFQWLVDKNEYLPPQILFELSELHEHYQQLNERIEAQEKKVEKILIDNDQMKLLQTVPGIGPIIASACISSVCNPQDFKNGRNFAAWIGLVPVQYSTGGKSTLLGISKRGNKELRTLFIHAARSVLWRDKSVDKYFGSWLAELKKRKPFNVAVVALANKIARIAWSVMAKNQPFEIRV, from the coding sequence ATGACACATGCACATATTATCGGAATTGATTTAGGCAAAAATTCGTTTCACTTAGTAGGACATGACCGCAACGGGCATCAACTATTCAGGAAGAAACTATCCAGACCAAAGTTACTTGAATTTTTGTCTACACAAGAACCTGTGATTATCGCAATGGAATCCTGTGGTGGCGCCCACTGGCTGGCAAGGAAATGCCAAGATTTCGGACACACCACGAAATTGATCCCACCTCAATATGTAAAACCGTACGTTAAAACCAATAAAAATGATTTCATCGATGCCGACGCTATTGCAGAAGCTGCTTCCCGTCCAACAATGAGGTTTACATCTACAAAAAGTGAATCGGCTCAGGTGATTTCTACTATCCGTAAAGTGCGTGCTGGATATATTAGAGAACGAACCGCTTGCATGAATAGAATAGGATCCATTCTGTTGGAATTTGGTATCAGCCTGCCCAAGGGTCACGTATGCATGAAGAGCTTATTCCAGTGGTTGGTTGATAAAAATGAATACCTACCGCCTCAAATTCTCTTTGAGTTAAGTGAGTTGCATGAACATTATCAGCAACTTAATGAGCGTATTGAAGCTCAGGAGAAGAAGGTAGAAAAGATACTTATAGATAATGATCAAATGAAGTTACTACAGACAGTCCCTGGAATTGGACCAATTATCGCCAGCGCATGTATATCTTCAGTATGCAACCCTCAGGACTTTAAAAACGGACGTAATTTTGCAGCTTGGATAGGACTTGTTCCTGTTCAATATTCCACAGGCGGAAAGTCAACATTACTCGGTATATCCAAGCGTGGTAATAAGGAACTACGAACGCTATTCATTCACGCTGCACGGTCAGTGCTATGGAGAGATAAATCTGTAGATAAGTATTTTGGTTCATGGCTTGCAGAACTTAAGAAGAGAAAGCCATTTAACGTAGCAGTCGTCGCTTTGGCTAATAAGATAGCCCGTATTGCTTGGTCAGTCATGGCCAAAAATCAGCCATTCGAGATCAGAGTGTAA
- the soxR gene encoding redox-sensitive transcriptional activator SoxR yields MRNDYLTVGQLSERSGVATSALRFYETKQLITSFRTSGNQRRYLPSMLRRVALIQVAQSVGFTLEEITHELSTLPMNKTATKQDWDRVAKKWQQDLDKKMVKIQSLKDNLSGCIGCGCLSMKKCHLFNPEDGLYERGQGAQRMIR; encoded by the coding sequence ATTAGAAATGATTACCTTACCGTTGGGCAGTTATCAGAACGCAGTGGTGTAGCGACATCGGCTTTGCGTTTTTATGAGACCAAACAGTTGATCACATCTTTTCGAACCAGTGGTAATCAACGTCGTTACTTACCTTCTATGCTACGTAGAGTCGCACTTATTCAAGTGGCACAGTCAGTAGGGTTTACCCTAGAAGAAATAACGCATGAGTTAAGTACCTTACCTATGAACAAAACAGCTACTAAACAAGATTGGGATAGAGTTGCGAAGAAGTGGCAGCAAGATCTTGACAAAAAAATGGTAAAGATCCAGTCACTAAAAGATAACCTCTCAGGGTGTATCGGATGTGGTTGTTTGAGTATGAAGAAGTGTCACCTATTTAACCCAGAGGATGGACTATATGAGCGAGGGCAAGGGGCGCAACGAATGATTAGATGA
- the dinB gene encoding DNA polymerase IV: MRKIIHIDLDSYYVSVEARDNPSLRGIPLAVGGKNGRGVIATCSYEARAFGVRSAMSTAKALQLCPSLTVVSGNMEKYKAISRQIHEIFRRYTDVIEPLSLDEAYLDVTGSKLFQGSATLISEDIRKSIQTELNLTASAGVSPLKFVSKVASDVNKPNGICIVPPSEIQIFIDELELGKINGVGKVTLDKLNKLGLYKGEDVKNFDKNILISKFGKFGHTLWQRCNGIDDRDIVVERIRKSVGVERTYLNDIHSLDECIFAIKPLYVELEQRLEKALADKVITKLGVKLKFNDFQQTTVEHKYDEMDMQFFIKLCEEAVARSHGRSIRLVGLSVGIEPKKSTDQLQLPL; this comes from the coding sequence ATGCGAAAAATAATTCACATTGATCTCGACAGTTACTATGTCTCTGTAGAAGCAAGGGACAACCCCTCTTTACGTGGAATTCCTCTAGCAGTTGGAGGGAAAAATGGTCGCGGTGTTATTGCAACTTGTAGCTATGAGGCGAGAGCTTTTGGTGTCCGTTCTGCTATGTCTACAGCAAAAGCGTTACAACTTTGCCCAAGCTTAACCGTAGTGTCTGGAAATATGGAAAAGTATAAGGCGATATCTAGGCAAATCCATGAAATTTTTAGACGGTATACGGATGTAATAGAGCCACTATCCTTAGACGAGGCGTATTTAGATGTCACAGGTTCTAAGCTGTTTCAAGGATCAGCAACTTTAATTTCAGAAGACATACGCAAGTCTATTCAAACTGAATTGAACTTAACAGCTTCGGCAGGAGTTTCCCCATTAAAGTTTGTTTCTAAAGTCGCTTCAGATGTGAATAAACCTAATGGTATATGTATTGTTCCACCTTCTGAAATCCAAATTTTTATAGACGAATTAGAATTAGGGAAAATAAATGGTGTTGGGAAAGTGACGTTAGATAAATTAAACAAACTCGGCTTGTATAAAGGAGAGGATGTTAAGAATTTCGATAAAAATATTTTGATTTCAAAATTTGGCAAATTTGGGCATACACTTTGGCAAAGGTGCAATGGTATTGATGATAGAGATATTGTTGTCGAAAGGATAAGAAAGTCAGTAGGGGTTGAACGGACATACTTAAATGATATTCATAGTTTGGATGAATGCATATTTGCAATAAAGCCTTTGTATGTCGAATTAGAGCAAAGGTTAGAAAAAGCGCTTGCAGATAAAGTGATCACGAAACTCGGTGTAAAGTTAAAGTTCAACGATTTTCAACAAACAACGGTTGAGCATAAGTATGATGAGATGGATATGCAGTTTTTTATCAAATTATGTGAAGAAGCCGTTGCTAGAAGTCATGGACGAAGTATACGTTTAGTCGGATTAAGTGTTGGTATTGAACCCAAGAAATCAACTGATCAATTACAACTCCCTTTGTGA